From the Lathyrus oleraceus cultivar Zhongwan6 chromosome 4, CAAS_Psat_ZW6_1.0, whole genome shotgun sequence genome, one window contains:
- the LOC127138405 gene encoding glycerophosphodiester phosphodiesterase GDPDL6, which translates to MPFQQRHIMIILFWENQKMITTLFLFSLFFHSTLAQIPATPQNPLIPHNPAIPQNPVIPHNPAIPQNPVIPHNPAIPQNPVIPHNPAIPQNPAIPQKPTIPHKHKHKAHIPVKKWSTLSGNEPAVIARGGFSGLYPEGIPDAISTSKDISIFLCNLQLTNDGGAFCVTGDTLDNATAVALFDPKQKVYNINGKEVKGHFSIDYDSAQMDSNVTMIQSIFSRPSYYDGIESVLNVDVLFNDEKPPVFWLNVQNAGFYTQYGVKAVQDVLDILAACPIAFVSSSDIGFLKSIAGKTPKITKVIFQLHNAIDVEPSTKRPYGAIVKDLLTIKSFASGIMVPKDFIWPVKPDKYLGLQTTLVADAHKLGLEVYASGFANDLFSSYSYNYDPTAEYLQFFDSKDSVDGVVTDFPATASNAIKCFAQNNTAHKKGPTLIISSNGASGMYPGSTDLAYQQAITDGTDIIDCSVQMTKDGTAFCSESVDLTLQSTAITKFISRSSVVPEIQPKSGIFSFDLTWTELQTLKPQIVSSQGNDFQRNPANKNSGKFITLPEFLELAKTKAVVGILIHIPNAAYLASKKGLDIVGAVTTALNNATFDKQTTQQVFIQSDDTSVLSKFKDIPSYKRVLLIEDIIDDIPVETAAEIKKHADAVNLHKLSVIKSSESLLIRITNAVKVLKDLNVTVFVHTLKNEYLSLAFDYWSDPNIEISTYIKAVNVDGIVTDFPATASRYMRSPCSDLLSRIPVESKPGDLLDSVPNELKPAAEPPVPLLVAKVVDPPLPEVINLTKPESAAATTPPPASGARAFGVNSCSTLVAVLVVAMLYAGH; encoded by the exons ATGCCATTTCAACAACGACATATCATGATCATTCTTTTTTGG GAAAATCAAAAAATGATTACAACCTTGTTTCTCTTTTCTTTGTTCTTTCATTCAACATTGGCTCAAATTCCTGCAACTCCACAAAATCCTCTAATTCCACACAATCCTGCAATTCCACAAAATCCTGTAATTCCTCATAATCCTGCAATTCCACAAAATCCTGTAATTCCTCACAATCCTGCCATTCCACAAAATCCTGTAATTCCTCATAATCCTGCAATTCCACAAAATCCCGCAATTCCACAAAAACCTACCATTCCACATAAACACAAACATAAAGCTCACATTCCTGTCAAGAAATGGTCCACATTAAGTG GGAATGAACCGGCTGTAATAGCCCGCGGTGGTTTTTCGGGACTTTATCCGGAAGGTATTCCGGACGCAATTTCAACATCAAAAGACATAAGCATTTTCTTGTGCAATCTTCAGCTGACAAATGATGGAGGTGCCTTTTGTGTAACTGGTGATACCCTTGACAATGCAACCGCTGTTGCATTGTTTGATCCTAAGCAGAAAGTTTACAATATCAATGGAAAGGAGGTGAAAGGACACTTTTCTATAGATTATGATAGTGCTCAGATGGACTCAAATGTAACAA TGATTCAGTCCATATTTTCTCGACCGAGTTATTACGATGGTATCGAATCAGTTCTTAATGTTGATGTTCTCTTTAACGACGAAAAACCACCCGTGTTTTGGCTGAATGTCCAG AATGCAGGATTCTACACCCAATACGGAGTAAAAGCAGTACAAGATGTTCTAGACATTTTGGCAGCTTGtccaattgcatttgtttcatCTTCAGATATCGGTTTCTTAAAGAGTATCGCTGGGAAAACACCCAAGATAACTAAAGTCATCTTTCAACTTCATAACGCGATAGACGTCGAACCGTCAACAAAACGACCATACGGCGCTATAGTAAAGGATCTCTTGACAATCAAATCATTTGCATCAGGCATCATGGTCCCAAAAGATTTCATATGGCCTGTTAAACCAGACAAATATTTGGGACTTCAAACAACATTAGTAGCTGATGCACATAAGTTAGGACTAGAAGTATATGCTTCTGGTTTTGCTAATGATTTGTTTTCCAGTTACAGTTATAACTATGATCCAACTGCTGAGTACCTTCAATTTTTCGACAGTAAAGATTCTGTTGACGGCGTTGTCACTGATTTCCCAGCTACAGCCTCAAATGCCATTA AGTGCTTCGCACAAAACAACACCGCGCATAAAAAAGGACCAACTTTAATCATAAGCAGCAACGGAGCAAGCGGGATGTACCCAGGCAGCACTGATCTAGCCTATCAGCAAGCTATAACCGACGGCACTGACATCATAGATTGCTCAGTTCAAATGACAAAAGATGGAACTGCCTTCTGTTCAGAGTCTGTAGATCTAACATTACAAAGCACTGCAATAACAAAATTCATAAGTCGATCTTCCGTTGTCCCAGAAATTCAACCAAAAAGTGGAATTTTCAGTTTTGATCTTACATGGACCGAGCTTCAAACACTAAAAC CTCAAATTGTCAGCTCTCAAGGCAACGACTTTCAAAGAAACCCGGCAAATAAGAACAGTGGTAAATTTATTACCCTTCCTGAATTTTTGGAATTGGCAAAGACAAAGGCAGTTGTTGGCATTTTGATCCACATACCGAATGCTGCTTACCTTGCATCAAAGAAGGGTCTTGACATTGTAGGTGCTGTCACCACAGCTTTGAACAATGCTACCTTTGACAAGCAAACCACACAGCAAGTCTTCATTCAATCAGACGACACTTCGGTCCTATCCAAGTTTAAAGATATCCCATCTTACAAAAGGGTTTTGCTCATTGAAGATATAATAGACGATATACCAGTGGAAACAGCAGCAGAAATTAAGAAGCACGCGGACGCAGTAAATCTCCACAAACTTTCTGTTATCAAATCATCTGAGTCCTTGTTGATAAGAATAACAAATGCTGTTAAAGTGTTGAAAGATTTAAACGTAACAGTATTCGTCCATACTCTCAAAAACGAATACTTGTCGCTGGCATTTGATTATTGGTCAGACCCTAATATTGAGATTTCTACTTACATTAAGGCCGTCAATGTTGACGGCATCGTGACCGATTTTCCAGCTACTGCATCCAGATATATGA GAAGTCCGTGTAGCGATCTTCTGTCGCGTATCCCTGTAGAATCAAAACCTGGTGATCTGTTGGATTCTGTTCCAAATGAACTGAAACCAGCAGCAGAACCTCCTGTACCACTACTGGTTGCAAAAGTTGTTGATCCGCCTCTTCCTGAAGTGATTAACCTGACAAAACCCGAGTCTGCAGCTGCAACTACTCCTCCACCTGCTTCAGGTGCAAGGGCATTTGGTGTCAACTCTTGTAGCACCTTAGTTGCAGTTTTGGTGGTTGCAATGCTTTATGCTGGTCATTGA
- the LOC127138404 gene encoding temperature-induced lipocalin-1, which produces MSNKEMDVAKGVDLKRYMGRWYEIACFPSRFQPSDGTNTRATYTLRDDGIVGVLNETWSGGKRSYIEGTAYKADPNSDEAKLKVKFYVPPFLPIFPVVGDYWILHLDRDYQYALIGQPSRNYLWVLCRQPHLDDEIYNQLVEKAKEEGYDVSKLHKTPQSDTPPEQEGPQDTKGIWWIKSLFGK; this is translated from the exons ATGTCGAACAAAGAAATGGACGTTGCAAAAGGCGTTGATTTGAAGCGATACATGGGCCGGTGGTACGAAATAGCTTGTTTTCCATCTAGGTTTCAGCCAAGTGATGGTACGAACACAAGAGCAACATACACTCTCAGAGACGATGGAATTGTTGGTGTTTTGAATGAGACTTGGAGCGGTGGAAAACGAAGCTACATTGAAGGAACTGCTTATAAAGCTGATCCTAACAGCGATGAGGCTAAACTCAAGGTCAAATTCTATGTTCCTCCTTTCTTGCCAATATTTCCTGTTGTTGGTGATTACTGGATTTTGCATCTTGATCGTGATTATCAGTATGCTCTCATTGGTCAACCTAGCAGGAATTATCTTTGG GTACTATGCAGGCAACCTCATTTGGATGATGAAATCTACAACCAGCTTGTTGAGAAAGCTAAGGAAGAAGGGTATGATGTGAGCAAACTGCACAAGACTCCACAGAGTGATACTCCACCTGAGCAAGAAGGGCCTCAAGACACCAAAGGAATTTGGTGGATCAAATCCCTCTTTGGGAAATAA